A single region of the Labeo rohita strain BAU-BD-2019 chromosome 3, IGBB_LRoh.1.0, whole genome shotgun sequence genome encodes:
- the socs1a gene encoding suppressor of cytokine signaling 1a, whose amino-acid sequence MVAHSSVEGNQGTEEPQARTEASPEVSQSQRPRPRPSQQTTAFQTHFRPFNYARDFKTIAKTTSMLEESGFYWGPMTVEEAHQRLKKEAVGTFLIRDSRQSDVFYTLSYKAQNDPVSVRINFKNSKFSLTGSKQTFDCLFKLLEHYISSPKKGLAKPLRKEPVPSLQQLCRTRIIQTCGGKDIDSIPVHPILKDFLHAFPHPL is encoded by the coding sequence ATGGTGGCGCACAGTTCAGTGGAAGGGAATCAAGGCACTGAAGAACCCCAAGCAAGGACAGAAGCCTCCCCAGAGGTCTCCCAATCCCAAAGGCCCAGGCCCAGGCCCAGCCAACAGACAACGGCTTTCCAGACACATTTCAGGCCGTTCAACTATGCCAGAGACTTCAAGACCATCGCAAAGACCACCTCGATGCTAGAGGAGAGTGGCTTCTATTGGGGTCCCATGACAGTGGAGGAAGCGCATCAGAGGCTGAAGAAAGAGGCAGTTGGAACTTTCCTGATCCGGGACAGTCGTCAGAGTGACGTTTTCTACACGCTGAGTTACAAAGCCCAAAACGATCCTGTCAGTGTCCGGATTAACTTCAAGAATTCCAAGTTCAGTCTGACTGGCAGCAAGCAGACTTTTGACTGTCTTTTCAAACTGCTGGAGCACTACATCAGTTCCCCGAAGAAGGGCCTCGCCAAGCCCTTAAGGAAAGAACCGGTGCCGTCCTTGCAGCAGCTGTGCCGCACGCGGATTATCCAAACATGTGGTGGAAAAGACATCGACAGCATCCCTGTGCACCCGATCCTCAAAGACTTCCTCCATGCCTTCCCTCATCCACTATGA